Below is a window of Fibrobacterota bacterium DNA.
TTGCTCTGGGTCCCGTCGCTGAAATCTCCGACATAGTCGGTGGTCTTGGTTCCTGGGCGCAAGGTATAGGTCCCGATATTGGGCTTGTCCATCCAGTAGCCTAGGTAGAAGTCCTTGGCCAGCATACACGTACCTGGATGATAGGTGGCCGTATAAAGGCTGCGATAGGGCGGAGGCGTGGGTGCCATGTCCGGATCCATAACCACGGTCCATTCCTGCGTTGAATCGACCTTGGCGGATTCTACGCAGTTATCGAACGGTTCGTAGATCATGCTTTGGGATCGGCCCATGAGGCAACAGACAATGGTGGTTAAAATTTTGTAGTCGACTTGAATACGCATATTCTAAGAGTCCTTGAAAGGGAATGCTTGTGCTCTCGCGGGGAGAAAACCTACCCAGGATACTCTCCCGATATGCGAAGGGTGATGGATGGAATTCGGCTCTGGTTACGGCCACGCGGTCAAAAAAACCGGAAAATCGAATCGAAGCACTTCTGGTCGTCTGGTCCAGGTACAATTGATTACTATGCGCGCCTTAAATAACCCATCTCGCGCCTTAGCGACGAGCCTTACACCTGGAGAATGATGACTCCGTCCCCGAGGCATTGCAGGAGGTGGCGAAATACAAAGCGCAACTCGAAATTCGATCTCATTTTGAAGCAGGCCAAACATGCGTCCATGGCCGAAATCCAGACGGTTGGCGTGGCCCGGTCTGTCTCCCTATCCGCCCCTGAAGTACTTGTAATCGGAGTCAGTTTACGTCCCGAACGACGCGGACCGGGAAGCCCGTGTTCTTGTGGTGGAAGAGCCTGTCGAAAAAACTCTTGTTGCAGTCGAGATAGCGGTGCCATGCCCGGACGGAATCGTATTCCGTGGAACTCCACAAGTAAGTAAGGATTTGCTCTTCGAAAAGGCTGTAATAACTGCCGCCCCAATGGCGAAGCCCGCCGGGAAGGGCTGAAAATCCGCTCGTATTGTTTTTACTCTGGTCGTTTCCGATCGCCCCCTCCAGCGTGGAAGAACACCAATCCCCTTCTGTCGCCATCGACTTGGCGATCCGATTACCCTTCGTTGTTCCATCATAGTTGTATCCGCCCGCGATCAGGTAGTTCTGCAATGTATCCCAATCCGCATCGGTGGGTACGCGCCAGCCTTTGGGGGCCAGTTTACCGGTATGGACGGCATACCAGTTGTAGAACAAACCGTATTTCGCCTTTCGGGGAGAACCGCCTCCGTATATCCCGTAGGCCGGCGTTGACGAACCGGTCAAGTATATATTCAGCCAAGAGGCGCTATCAGGCACATTGGTAATCGGCGTCCCGTCGTCGTACTTCGTCGTTTTCAGATTTTCGATGGTCCACTCCTGATGGCCGAACCGGACGGTCCGATACGAATTCCCGTCGACGTCCCTTATAGTTCCGGTCATTAACGGAGCCATGGTAATCCTTATGGCGGAGGTATCCGGGCTCGACATCGGCAGGCGATAGAGCAGGTATCCCGCTTTGCTGAAGATAAGGGCGTCATCGATCCTCGCGCCTGCTCCCGCCTCCTTTACCGGCGAGCCCCCTTTCCCGGATGAATCCGTACCGCGATGTGGGATCAGGCCGGATCGGTCCGTGAACGAGTATTCCTTGTCTTTGATCGTGATGCGATGGATGTGCATGCCGTCGGAAAAACGAGGCAGCGATATAGAACGTTCTTCTGGTGATACGACTTGGCCGTGCGCTACGACAACGGCTCCATCGATATCCAGCGCCTCCACCCGGACCGCCACGGATTTTTCCACGTTTAAAACCAGCCGGTTATCCTTGAGGAGAAAAGGGAAATCAGTCCCGGATCCGGCCAGCGTGAAGCTCCCGTCCAAGCCCGTCCGGGTCGCAAGGTTGGCTTTCCCAAGCCGAACCATCACGTCCTCGATGCCCCGTCCTTCTTTGTCGCTTACTTTCCCGGTAATGTTTATGGATTGCGCCCAACATGATGCGGCCAACGCCAAAAGCGCCGGGATCGTCATTCTAGTTATCCCGCACCAACCGTACCGATAGTCCGTAAACCTTGGTAAAAGCACTGCTTTCCATGCCGTTTTTATGGTAATAGAGGCCACGTATCTTCACGAAATTCGAATCCTGCTTGGTGGAGGTCCACCAGAAGGCATACCAATTTCGATAGTAGGTTTCGCCTGCATAATCGCAATACCCATTCGGCT
It encodes the following:
- a CDS encoding fibrobacter succinogenes major paralogous domain-containing protein, which encodes MTIPALLALAASCWAQSINITGKVSDKEGRGIEDVMVRLGKANLATRTGLDGSFTLAGSGTDFPFLLKDNRLVLNVEKSVAVRVEALDIDGAVVVAHGQVVSPEERSISLPRFSDGMHIHRITIKDKEYSFTDRSGLIPHRGTDSSGKGGSPVKEAGAGARIDDALIFSKAGYLLYRLPMSSPDTSAIRITMAPLMTGTIRDVDGNSYRTVRFGHQEWTIENLKTTKYDDGTPITNVPDSASWLNIYLTGSSTPAYGIYGGGSPRKAKYGLFYNWYAVHTGKLAPKGWRVPTDADWDTLQNYLIAGGYNYDGTTKGNRIAKSMATEGDWCSSTLEGAIGNDQSKNNTSGFSALPGGLRHWGGSYYSLFEEQILTYLWSSTEYDSVRAWHRYLDCNKSFFDRLFHHKNTGFPVRVVRDVN